In one window of Qipengyuania profundimaris DNA:
- a CDS encoding endonuclease/exonuclease/phosphatase family protein — translation MQLTFASYNIHKAVGLDRRRDPERILSVLHEIDADIIALQEADRRIGDRATVLPRAALDDTRWRVVEVARRPRSIGWHGNALLVRRDVEIVASHALDIPTLEPRGAACGEIAVDGRLLRVIGTHLDLSGLRRRDQIRSLLTYVDTCKRDLPSVILGDFNQWGRHTGAMREFGKEWQLVTPGRSYPSRQPIATLDRIAATRHWECVDTNVHHTPLAAIASDHLPIVARLKLHTK, via the coding sequence GTGCAACTCACTTTCGCCAGCTACAACATCCATAAGGCTGTCGGCCTCGATCGCAGGCGCGATCCCGAGCGCATCCTGTCGGTACTGCACGAGATAGATGCCGATATCATCGCGCTCCAGGAAGCGGACCGGCGGATCGGCGACCGGGCGACGGTGCTGCCGCGCGCGGCGCTCGACGATACCAGATGGCGCGTGGTCGAGGTCGCACGGCGGCCGCGCAGCATCGGCTGGCATGGCAATGCGCTGCTGGTGAGGAGAGATGTGGAGATCGTCGCGAGTCACGCGCTCGATATTCCGACACTCGAGCCCCGCGGTGCAGCGTGCGGCGAAATTGCGGTGGACGGCAGGTTGTTGCGCGTAATCGGCACGCATCTCGACCTTTCCGGCCTGCGCCGCCGCGACCAGATCCGCTCGCTCCTGACCTATGTCGATACCTGCAAACGCGATTTGCCCTCGGTCATCCTCGGCGATTTCAACCAGTGGGGCCGACATACAGGGGCCATGCGGGAATTCGGCAAGGAATGGCAGCTCGTTACGCCGGGCCGCAGCTATCCTAGCCGCCAGCCGATCGCGACGCTCGACCGGATCGCCGCCACGCGCCACTGGGAATGTGTCGACACGAACGTCCACCACACACCCCTCGCCGCAATCGCATCGGATCACCTCCCGATCGTCGCGCGGCTGAAGCTGCACACAAAATGA
- a CDS encoding P-II family nitrogen regulator, which produces MKFIIAVIKPYKLDEVREALGAVGVAGMTVSEVKGFGRQKGQTEIYRGAEYSTNMLPKVKLEIATSDDLAPQVVETIQQTASSEAIGDGKIFVFDLASATRIRTGETGDTAL; this is translated from the coding sequence GTGAAATTCATCATCGCCGTCATCAAGCCATACAAGCTCGACGAAGTGCGCGAAGCGCTCGGCGCAGTGGGTGTGGCCGGAATGACCGTGTCCGAAGTCAAGGGCTTCGGGCGCCAGAAGGGGCAAACCGAGATTTATCGCGGCGCCGAATATTCGACCAACATGCTGCCCAAGGTGAAGCTGGAGATCGCGACCAGCGATGACCTTGCCCCGCAAGTGGTCGAAACCATCCAGCAAACCGCCAGCAGCGAGGCGATCGGCGACGGGAAGATCTTCGTCTTCGACCTCGCCAGCGCCACCCGCATCCGCACCGGCGAAACCGGCGACACCGCGCTGTGA